In Eriocheir sinensis breed Jianghai 21 chromosome 59, ASM2467909v1, whole genome shotgun sequence, the genomic stretch ctgctacagcgcatgcccccaaccgtacctttaccgtttgcaaaatgctcttagctgagtaaaaatatcatactaactgtacaagtgccagataatggcaagcattgcatactgcttgacagggcagagaacaaaagcttctaagcattacaactgaaataaatgGGAGACACTTAAAGCTTCTTAACTGAaaatgacccgatttataacaggcaaaaccaacaatggtgcgttgtatacaatgaaaactgtataaaaatgttgcaaggcacatcaatataagagcaaagcatcataaaacatgctgaaatacatgatggaggacatcaagaaggtaacacatgagttgtcttaaatggaatgcaataacttggtggtcctgggagacaggcgagcctggaggtgaaaatgggatgaaggacacggtatgatctcaagctctgaccttggtgtcagggtcatgaagatattaaccctatacgttccgaccccttgagatttttcgccctcgtatagccagcatcgtattgatttttcagaacaacaataacgctcgtgaacactaagtactggaacctaatcaatggtgtaaagcaatagtgaataatgagtgaaaagaaactctcaagaaataaaatccttttctccctcttcctcctattcttccttcttttcttcttcttcctcctcttcctattcttccttcttttcttcttcttcttcctcttcttccttcttttcctcctcctcttctttctccttttcttcttcctcctcttcctcttctttctccttttattcttcctcttcctcttcttcctcctcttcctccttttccttttctcgctagcttctcgcctctttttcttcctcttccttttcttctgcctcttcctcttcttcctcttcccttccttcttcctcttcttcttcatcttcctcctcttcctgttcttcctcctcctcctcttcttcctctatttcctcctcttcttcctcttactcttcttcctgctcttcctcctttccttcctcctcttcttcctccttttcctcttcttcctcctcttcctcttctttctccttttccctcttccctcttttccccctcctcttcctcttcttctttttccttttcctcttcctctgcttcctacttttcctcctcttcctagcttctcgtcctactcttcttcctcattcttcctctcactcttccttttctgcttccttctcatcttcttcttccttttcttgattttgctcttcttcttcctcctcttcctctttctcttcttcctcctcccacctcttcctctatttcctcctcttcttcctcttcctcttcttcatcctcttcctccttttcttcctcttcttcctactcttcctagtcgtCCTCTTcagacttcttcctcttcttcctcctgagtgtccccttccctcttttcctcctcttcttcctcttcttcctcctcttcttctatacttttccacctcttcctagcttctcgtcctcttcttcttcctcttctagcttcttcctccttttcctcccctacctctttttcttcctcttccttatcttcttcctctttttcctcctcttctgcatcttcctctccttcctcttcttcttcctccctcctcttcctcctatttcctcctcttcttcctcttcttcctctcttcatcctcttcttcctccttttggtgatgatggtgatggtggtgatgatgatggtggtgatgatggtgatgatgatgatgatggtggtgatgatgatggtggtgatgatgatggtgatgatggtggtgatgatgatggtggtgatgatgatggtggtgatgatgatggtggtgatgatggtggtgatgatggtgatgatggtggtgatgatgatggtggtgatgatgatggtggtgatggtgatggtggtgatgatgatggtggtgatggtgatgatggtgatggtggtgatgatgatgatggtggtgatgatgatggtgatgatgatggtgatgatggtgatgatgatgatgatggtggtgatgatgatggtggtgatgatgatggtgatgatgatggtggtgatggtgatggtggtgatgatgatggtggtgatggtgatgatggtgatggtggtgatgatgatgatggtggtgatgatgatggtgatgatgatgatgatggtggtgatgatgatggtggtgatgatggtggtgatgatgatggtggtgatgatgatggtgatgatgatggtgatggtggtgatgattatggtggtgatgatggtggtggtgatgatggtggtggtgatgatgatggtggtgatgatgatgatggtgatgatgatggtgatgatggtggtggtgatgatggtggtgatgatggtggtgatgatgatggtggtgatgatgatggtggtgatggtgatggtggtgatgatgatggtgatggtgatgatggtgatggtggtgatgatgatgatggtggtgatgatggtgatgatgatgatgatggtgatgattatgatggtggtgatgatggtgatgatgatggtggtgatgatgatagtgatgatgatggtgatgatggtgatggtggtgatgatggtggtggtgatgatggtggtggtgatgatgatggtgttgatgatgatggtggtgatgatggtggtgatggtgatggtggtgatgatgatggtggtgatgatgatgatggtggtgatgatgatggtggtgatgatggtgatggtgttgatgattatggtgatgatgatggtggtgatgatggtggtggtgatgatgatggtggtgatgatgatggtggtgataatgatggtgatgatgatggtggtgatgattatggtggtgatgatggtggtggtgatgatggtggtggtgatgatgatggtggtgatgatgatggtgatgatggtgatgatgatgatgatggtggtgatgatggtggtgatgatgatggtggtgatgatgatggtgatgatggtgatggtggtgatgattatggtggtgatgatggtggtggtgatgatggtggtgatgatgatggtggtgatgatgatggtggtgataatgatggtggtgatgatgatggtggtgatgattatggtggtgatgatggtggtggtgatgatggtggtggtgatgatgatggtggtgatgatgatggtgatgatggtgatgatgatgatgatggtggtgatgatggtggtgatgatgatggtggtgatgatgatggtgatgatgatggtgatgatggtgatggtggtgatgattatggtggtgatgatggtggtggtgatgatggtggtggtgatgatggtggtgataatgatggtggtgatgatggtggtggtgatgatggtggtgatgatggtggtgatgatgatggtggtgatgatggtggtgatgattatggtggtgatggtgatggtggtgataatgatggtggtgatgatggtgatgatggtgatgatggtggtgatgatgatggtgatgatggtgatgatgatggtgatgatggtgatgatgatggtggtgatgatggtgatgatggtggtgatgatggtggtgatgatggtggtgatgatgatggtgatgatgatgatggtgatgatggtgatggtggtgatgatgatggtggtgatgatgatggtggtgatgatgatgatggtggtgatgatggtggtcgtgatggtggcgttgatgataagtgtcagagagagagagagagagagagagagagagagagagagagagagagagagagagaggccagtcataggctatttgaccgtttgaacctagctcccctctcttccatctttcatagtattttttttattacgctaaatttcgctttcctattcgtcttgatatcccaaaataatctctctctctctctctctctctctctcgctcgctctctctctctctctctctctctcaatgcatccaggtcccccccaaaataaaccatacgaggccagtgatttatagaaagtaattttttttttgccgataagagtatatttgcttatattgaaaggaactgaatatgaatgacatgaatatttcgcagcaagttaaactggcactgatattattttgggtattatcattgttgtttggtatatatatatatatatatatatatatatatatatatatatatatatatatatatatatatatatatatatatatatatacagagagagagagagagagagagagagagagagagagagagagagagagagagagagagagagaggccagtcataggctatttgaccgtttgaacctagctcccctctcttccatctttcatagtattttttatatatatatatatatatatatatatatagagagagagagagagagagagagagagagagagagagagagagagagaggccagtcataggctatttgaccgtttgaacctagctcccctctcttccatctttcatagtattttttttattacgctaaatttttttttgccgataagagtatatttgcttatattgaaaggaactgaatatgaatgacatgaatatttcgcagcaagtgacactggcactgatattattttgggtattatcattgttgcctggttaatatatatatatatatatatatatatatatatatatatatatatatatatatatatatatatatatatatatatgaaagatggaagagaggggagctaggttcaaacggtcaaatagcctatgactggcctctctctctctctctctctctctctctctctgactccaagcacgtacgtttttttctttattagctatatataggaattgtctggccaaagtacaagaaattaacatatgtacgagacacagttatcaccttatggtagtgtcaaaataagtattgtatgtgccataattcgtcatcgcctcgccgcaatcacaagctcgtgtcgccaactgccgttgaataactctcgtacacagcgggctgtgtacgtttttattatgtttttattacagctagcttgtttgttggtctgtttagtgtatcagctaaagctttgttaacataaaagatgcagaacatgcagtatagcactatacaatacaggtatattaatacttataacagtaataatatcgtcatccggaggcgtttgaacgttggttttttttcacagcgtatcgccgtgcttcaaaatgattcgcgtcggtgtttctaaatattcgtgtttagcaagataacggaggctcctatggttatttttgatatcgcatcttaatctacggtattttctacgtttatcagtaggtctgtttttcttttaaacttggtaataaaaaaaaaatgatcgttttgacaaaaatcctcagggggggggcaaatgtggcccgggtcggaacgaatagggttaatttattaggttattattattttccgtaTATTTTGCTTAATATTCAGGGTAGACATAATTAGGGACAGCCActgaaaagctgaaaaaaaattgCCAGGCCACCTTTTGTTGGGAACCTGGTGGGGTACGTCTTCATACATGACACCCCCaggccccccgccccctcctttAGCTACCCCACTGATTACCCATTAAACGAGCCGGGATGGCACCCCCTTCAAGCTGTCACCCGGGGCGGaccgcccccccccgccccccccttagTACGCcactgcttctctcctcctcttctacgtaTCATCGccgccatctcttcctcctttaattctaacttctccccttccttctttcgttctctctgctttttttcctcctcctctccctccctttccttatcaccACGGAATAATCTTCATCTCTTCGTCATGGGGACAAAAATTAGCACCAACGTCACATATACATTCGGTGTCCTCCTTCACTAACACCTTTTTGTAACACCTTTCGCCATTAGCAGTAAATTGTGCAAGCTTTTCAACCTCTTTTGTCCCAATACTCCTACACGTATGTGAGGCGTGTGGACATGTGCCACAGCCGCCGGGACACCTGTTTACGATGACTCCATGCCCTCCAAACTTCTTGTCGTAAATGTAATGAGGCTTTGGGGCACAGATACTCTTGGAAGCCGTGTTTTGCTCATCCCACTCACGTATTATATTTGTATCATCGTCAGACTTACACTGGTTATCAAGACTCCTGGTGGTCACTCGATGGTTTGTCTTCGCGGTATCAAGGCGTTCAGTCACGTGGAGGCTCGTATCGCTTTCCTTACTTGGGTGTTCTGTCGAGCGCAAGTTTGTGTCGCTGTTTTCACTGGAGTGGTTGACGGCGGAGGGTGTGATTTCACTTGGGGTTCTTGCGGTCGTGCTGGTAATATCGCTTCTTGTTACGTGCACTGTCACAAGCCCTACAACAAGTGCTAACAACAGTGACCCCGACAGGACGGCAAGCCAAACTACCCTCCGTGCCACGAGTCTTCTAGAGCAGCGAGGAGTGACCTCTTCTCCCTGTGCCTCCTGCTGGGCGGCCTGCTTCATGGCGGGGCTGgtgctggcagtggtggtggtggtggtagtgtgcgAACCCATCTCGTGCGGCGACCAGGGTTGCCAACTGGCAGTTTTCATTACCAGATTTACCACAATCTGGTAATAAAAAACGAGTTTGGTAATGAATTACTGTGTTTTGGCAATCTGGTAATGGGAGTGTAAAAATTTGGTAATAAGTGAATATGtaaagaaataggaataaaaattatatatatatatatatatatatatatatatatatatatatatatatatagatatatatatatatatatatagagagagagagagagagagagagagagagagagagagagagaggcgctagACACGTTCAGTTCCAGTATGGGACGGGGCTCTTACAGGCCCACGGACAACACGACAAAAGTGCGAAATCGAATGAAACATAAGATGTTGGAGGCTATTTTGAGGATACGCACAACCTTGATTGTTGTAAAGATCTAATAATTACTGAAAGCATGTTAGAGAAATTCAATGTTGGTATGTATGAACATACAAGAAGTCAAGATTGTCAGAGTAGTAAGGATGATGGCCTTAATGCTCTGTACGAATAACTCCCAACTCTTGCCTCTGGATCCACTCACCAGCTGATCTGTCCCATGGCATCTCTCACAGTAAGTTTATTTCTTATCACAGTTTTCTTATCCCAGTCAGTAGCATTATTCGTGTAACTTGTATGTACATTGGATCTATAATTAGCAATAATTAAAAAGTTTGGTAATGAAATGACGAATCTGGTAATAACTGGAGTCGAACTTGGTAATGCCTGTCGTACAAGAGTTGGCAACCCTGGCGGCGACTACCTTGGTGGCGAATATGTTGTATTC encodes the following:
- the LOC126985517 gene encoding uncharacterized protein LOC126985517 is translated as MKKGNIVVNLVMKTASWQPWSPHEMGSHTTTTTTTASTSPAMKQAAQQEAQGEEVTPRCSRRLVARRVVWLAVLSGSLLLALVVGLVTVHVTRSDITSTTARTPSEITPSAVNHSSENSDTNLRSTEHPSKESDTSLHVTERLDTAKTNHRVTTRSLDNQCKSDDDTNIIREWDEQNTASKSICAPKPHYIYDKKFGGHGVIVNRCPGGCGTCPHASHTCRSIGTKEVEKLAQFTANGERCYKKVLVKEDTECICDVGANFCPHDEEMKIIPW